A region of the Candidatus Thiopontia autotrophica genome:
GTATGTTGCAATTGCATCATCAGAGATGATGGACTGGCTGCCTATTTTTACCGAGCCCATGGCCAGGAACTTCCTGACCAACGATGACATGAATGATCGGTTCTTTACCCTGATTGCATTTATCCACGTTATCGGTCTGCCAATCTTTCTACTGTTCGGGATCTGGATTCATCTTCTGCGTATAAGCCGTTCAGTGATTAATCCACCACGTGGACTGGCTATTGGAACACTCGTTGCCCTGGTTGCGCTCTCACTGTACAAGCCTGCAGTGAGCCATGAACAGGCAAATCTTGATACTGTACCAACCGATATAAACCTGGACTGGTTCTATCTGAATATATATCCACTGGCTGATAATTGGCCAATGTGGGCGGTATGGTCTCTGGTGTGGGCAGTTAGTGCTCTGTTGATTATCCTTCCATGGTTCCCCAAGAAGAAGCAGCCACCAGTTGCCGAGATCTTCCCGGAGGAGTGCAATGGCTGTGGCCAGTGTGTGGATGACTGTCCATACAGTGCAATCACAATGGAGCCAAGAACTGATGATCTCCCTTATGATGAAGTTGCAGTAGTACACGATAGTTACTGTGCAAGTTGTGGTATCTGCGCTGGCTCTTGTCCATCATCAACTCCATTCAGAAAAATGGATCCACTGGTAACCGGCATCGATATGCCTCATGAGTCAGTCAATATGTTGCGTGAGGAGTGTAACTCCAAACTGGAAGAGCTGGATGGTGACACCAGTATTATTATCTTTGGTTGTGATCATGCAGCAGAGCTGGAGAGATACAAAGGTGGCGATACCGCAGTAGTTACCCTCCCGTGTACAGGAATGTTGCCAGCCTCATTCATTGATTATGCATTCAGGCGCGGCAATGTCGATGGTGTATTTATAACCGGTTGTCTGGAGAATAACTGTCACTATCGTCTAGGTAACCACTGGCTTGATGGGAGGATTCATAAGGACAGGAAGCCTGCGCTGCGCTCACGAGTTGATCGTAATCGTATCCGGATTTTCCGTGCCGAGAGCCCTGACCAGAAAAAACTTGATTCACAGATCAACGAGTTCCGTGATTATCTGCAGAGTTATAGCGGTGAGCAGGATGGTGAAGATGGCAGTGGAGAGGAGACTAAACAATGAACAAGGTTATGCAGATAATCGGTCAGGTTGTGCTCTATGGACTGTTTATGGCGGTAGTTGGATACCTCTCTACATCACCGTCATATAACCACATGGGTCCTGATACAGCACTGATCAAGATCAGTCTCGCTCACACCAGTGAACCAGCCGGGGAGTGTGTTAAACAGACCCCTGAGCAGCTCGCCAAACTTCCGCCAAACATGCGAATGCCTGTGGTATGTCCCAGAGAGCGTTCTCCAATTTTTATTGAACTGGAGCTTGATGGCGAGGTGGTTCACTCGGAGACCATCATGCCGTCAGGGCTACACCACGATGCTGCAGGCTATACCTATCAGAAGATAACAGTGCCGTCTGGTAAACACAGGCTTGGAGTGAAGATGCGTGATAGTGTAGACAGTGACGAGTTTGACTATATTGCTGAGAAGGATATTGAGATGGCTCCGGCAGAGATCGTAGTGGTGGATTTTGACGCAAAACATGGGAAGTTTATCTTTGAGTAATATTTATCTAAATTTACCGGAGGGGAGAGTATGGGGATACTGAGTAATTTTTTTGGTAAGAGACGTTGCCCAATGTATACGTACAAGGCAGTTGTCGATATATTCAAGAATGAGGACTACTGTGATACAGACTGCGAGGGTGGCTTCTACTCGGATATGACGATTCACTACTATGCAGATACTCTATGTAGTCTCGGAAGATTGATGAGAGTACGTGAGCCTGATCCTGGTAAGGTGACAATTTTTGAGATCAAGAATGGTAGAGAGATTGAGGTTCCCAAAACAAGCTATACCCAGGAGAATGGCAGCTGGCGCTCCAAGAACTCTCTGTGCGAAAGCAATAAGCGTTATGGGGTAAAGGTAAAATCCAATCAATAAAGTCTGGTAAATAGTCTCTGGTTAAGAGATTTGGACTCTATCGGCCAGACCATGGATAAGAGCCATTGTTCAGTAGCGCTCCATCTTCCGGCATCATGATATTCTCCATAATACTGAAAACAGTGACAGCAAGTATCAGGATAATCACAAAGAATATAACGCTTCTGTATGGAAGCACTTTTCCGTACATTGACTCCAGGTAACCTAGAATTCTGTCTGATACCAGATAGAGCACAACTGCTATTACTGTGTAGAGTACCATTTCCATACTTGCTATCTCCTATTGCAAAGCCATATATTAACGCCAACTAACCTCGTTTGGCACGAATTGATTTCCAGCATACCACCAGAAAAAGCACTCCGCCAACTACGGCCAGCAGTCCGCCAATGCGGGTAAAGCTGACACTCAGCGCACCGTAAAAATTATCTGCCCCTATAGAACCACCGACACTCTTTCGGGCTGCACCGTGGCCACCTGACAGCGCCAGTCCTGCAACATGCATAAGCTGCCCAACGGCATATATGTAAGGCTGTAGTGTGGCCATTTTTCCGCTTGGGGCGGTAAACCCAACTTTTGGCAACAAGATGTAAACCAGCCCCATGAAGGCGAGTGTTACCCCAACAATGGATCCATGATAATGGGCGGGAATAATGGTGTTGTATCCAGAGATCATAAATCCAATAATGCCGCCGGCGGCGAACAGGATGAATGATGCAACCAGGGAGGCGTGAAGAGGTCGCTGCTCAGCACTCTTTATACTGGTGCGGAACAGTCCAGCCAGCAGGAACAGCGATACAAGTATCGGCGCCACACTATTGCCATAACGCATCAGCCAGGTAAACCACCCACGGTACTCTGCAGAGAGCACCCCAAATGAGGCAAGAATCCAGGGCACAATAATCAGTGGGATAAAGCCGACAACCAGCATGGTTGCAGTGCTTCCTGGAGAGGGAAGAGTCTCCATCTTGAGCGCAGAACCCAATGCCAGCCAGGCAATTACCAGCAGGGTCGTATAGGTAAATTGCAGGATGTGTCCATCTGACCAGAACAGGATCTCATAATAGGTGACGGCCGCTCTATCTGGGTCTGGAGGGATGGATGTATAGGTATGGATAAATGTTATTGCCGCAATAACTGTTGCCAGCATGGCAAGCCATCCACCAAGCTGTATCAATCCCTTCCCACTATCTGGAAACAGCCTGGGGGGTCTCTTCATGATGGCTGGGGCCAGAAGGAGTATACCGACCGCAAAGAGACCAAGACCAAGATGAAAGATTGGATGGTCCAGTACCGGAATATAGTTGTTCATTATCGGAGTGGTTGCCCCCAGTAGTGGAGCAATTGATATGATCACCGTGCCAGCTACCGCCAGACGCAGCGACCATCTGGCAGCCATGGTTGGTGATGACAGCATGCTGGTCCACAACGCACCCCCGATAGCAAGAAACCAGACAAAGACAGAAAGGTCTACATGGACAACCAGTGCAGTACGAAACAGATCGGTCCATGATGCCGAATCAACTACCAATGTACGCAGCAACACCAGAAGTACAGCTGTCAGTCCGGGGACGATAAGTGAGGCCAACGCCAGATATATCCACCCTCTG
Encoded here:
- a CDS encoding hydrogenase iron-sulfur subunit, with translation MTNRIQKIREYTVSTMEGWFNMFFTKELNPMYHLGALTVYLFWIVLVSGIYVFVLYESSIFGAWSSLEYMSNELWWSAGIMRSLHRYASDAAIITIILHLTREFVLDRFRSFRWFSWFSGVPLLWMTALLGISGYWMVWDTMAQYVAIASSEMMDWLPIFTEPMARNFLTNDDMNDRFFTLIAFIHVIGLPIFLLFGIWIHLLRISRSVINPPRGLAIGTLVALVALSLYKPAVSHEQANLDTVPTDINLDWFYLNIYPLADNWPMWAVWSLVWAVSALLIILPWFPKKKQPPVAEIFPEECNGCGQCVDDCPYSAITMEPRTDDLPYDEVAVVHDSYCASCGICAGSCPSSTPFRKMDPLVTGIDMPHESVNMLREECNSKLEELDGDTSIIIFGCDHAAELERYKGGDTAVVTLPCTGMLPASFIDYAFRRGNVDGVFITGCLENNCHYRLGNHWLDGRIHKDRKPALRSRVDRNRIRIFRAESPDQKKLDSQINEFRDYLQSYSGEQDGEDGSGEETKQ
- a CDS encoding cbb3-type cytochrome c oxidase subunit I, whose translation is MNRQPDYQPTIPEAVQPLIRGWIYLALASLIVPGLTAVLLVLLRTLVVDSASWTDLFRTALVVHVDLSVFVWFLAIGGALWTSMLSSPTMAARWSLRLAVAGTVIISIAPLLGATTPIMNNYIPVLDHPIFHLGLGLFAVGILLLAPAIMKRPPRLFPDSGKGLIQLGGWLAMLATVIAAITFIHTYTSIPPDPDRAAVTYYEILFWSDGHILQFTYTTLLVIAWLALGSALKMETLPSPGSTATMLVVGFIPLIIVPWILASFGVLSAEYRGWFTWLMRYGNSVAPILVSLFLLAGLFRTSIKSAEQRPLHASLVASFILFAAGGIIGFMISGYNTIIPAHYHGSIVGVTLAFMGLVYILLPKVGFTAPSGKMATLQPYIYAVGQLMHVAGLALSGGHGAARKSVGGSIGADNFYGALSVSFTRIGGLLAVVGGVLFLVVCWKSIRAKRG